GACTACCCGCAAGGAAACCACTTCCGACGAGGTGATGAACAAGGTGGGTGGTCTCTTGAGGTTTTCCAAGATTAAGTCGGAAGAGATTACCCATGTGGGCCTTTCTACGGTGGTGCCCGCCTTGGAACGCCCCTGGATCAAGGCTCTGGATTCCTTGCTTAAAAAGCGCGTGCAGGTGGTGAATTCCAAAAACTGCATGGGCTTGCAGATCAATTACCAGAACCCGTCTATGGCCGGTGCCGACCGCTTGTGCAATGTAGTTGCCATGCGCGAGGCTGGCTTCAAGAATGCGATTGTCGTGGATATGGGGACCGCAACCACTTTTGACGTCATGAAGGATGGCGCCTTTGCAGGTGGCGTGATTATTCCCGGCATTAACGCAAGCTTGGATGCCTTGACGGAAAAGGCCGCACGCCTTTTGCCCGTGACTATTGAATGGCCCGATGCTGTAGTGGCAGACAATACCGATGACGCTATCCGTGCAGGTCTTCTGTACGGGTTCCTGGCACAGCTGGAGTTCCTAATCGGAAAAATCAAGAAGGAAATGGGTTGTGATGACATGCCTGTTTATGCAACCGGTGGTTGGGGAAAAACCATCGCTCGCAGGACCTCCTTGATTGACAAGTACGATCCGTTCTTGACTCTGCGAGGAATACGCCTAGTAGCGTTGAACGGAACGGCGACTTCGGCTTACGGCGAGGAATCGCGGGACGCCGAGGAAGAATAATTTTTCTCAAGTAAGAAGGGGAAAGACATATGCCAAAAAAGATTCTCGAAAATCTTTCGGAGAATCGGACCTTAATCTTTTTGATTATGTGTCTGTGCGTTCACATTTTTAATGTGTTCCTGTTTTGGACGTTTGGGCTTTTCCCGTTGGTGGTTCTGAATGCCATTAGTTCTGTGTTATACGTTGCTTTCTTGACAATTTTTAAGGATGAAAATCTCAGAATTTCCTTTGCCTACTTCGAAATCATTTTTTTCTCTGCCATGACGGAATTGATTTCTGGCGGCCATTTTGGTACCTTGACTTTTGTTATTGGCATGGAGGCGGTGATTTTCTTTATGCTGCCTTATTCCAACAGGAAAAAACACATATATCAGCTTATTGGTGCTGTGCTTGCGGTTGCAATTAGCTTGATTTCCGTTTTTAATTATTCCCTTTATCCAGAACTGATGGATTTGGTTCTGCATCACAGCTCTTTTGTGAAAGTCTTGAACTTGATCATTACGCTGTTCTCGCTGTTCTATTTGACCAACCTTTATTTGGTGGAACTGAGAACCACTCGCGAAAAGTTGGACTACAACAGTAATCATGACGTGTTGACCGGCCTCTATAACCGTCGATTCTTTGAAGGCATCATGAAACGTAGCAAAGAGGAAAAAGAAACCTCTTACTCCGTGGCTATGTTGGATGTGGATGACTTCAAGAAAATTAACGATACATACGGCCATGAAACGGGTGACAGAGTCCTTGCGGCGGTAAGTAAATGTATTGAAGCTAGCCTGCCCGAAAATGCGGTTGCGGTTCGTTGGGGCGGTGAAGAATTTGTGTTGTACTTACCGCAAGTGGATAGTGCTCAGACTTTGGATGTTTTGAACGATTTCCGA
Above is a window of Fibrobacter sp. UWT2 DNA encoding:
- a CDS encoding type III pantothenate kinase translates to MKKNLEKTETISFVVDVGNSHTVIGIFKDTKVVDYWRLTTRKETTSDEVMNKVGGLLRFSKIKSEEITHVGLSTVVPALERPWIKALDSLLKKRVQVVNSKNCMGLQINYQNPSMAGADRLCNVVAMREAGFKNAIVVDMGTATTFDVMKDGAFAGGVIIPGINASLDALTEKAARLLPVTIEWPDAVVADNTDDAIRAGLLYGFLAQLEFLIGKIKKEMGCDDMPVYATGGWGKTIARRTSLIDKYDPFLTLRGIRLVALNGTATSAYGEESRDAEEE
- a CDS encoding GGDEF domain-containing protein, encoding MFLFWTFGLFPLVVLNAISSVLYVAFLTIFKDENLRISFAYFEIIFFSAMTELISGGHFGTLTFVIGMEAVIFFMLPYSNRKKHIYQLIGAVLAVAISLISVFNYSLYPELMDLVLHHSSFVKVLNLIITLFSLFYLTNLYLVELRTTREKLDYNSNHDVLTGLYNRRFFEGIMKRSKEEKETSYSVAMLDVDDFKKINDTYGHETGDRVLAAVSKCIEASLPENAVAVRWGGEEFVLYLPQVDSAQTLDVLNDFRAKLSKQEIYHKGNRVVITATIGLCTGESIADYEEYIRQADEKLYWGKQHGKNQIVK